From one Pararge aegeria chromosome 21, ilParAegt1.1, whole genome shotgun sequence genomic stretch:
- the LOC120633500 gene encoding NADH dehydrogenase [ubiquinone] iron-sulfur protein 3, mitochondrial has product MSIFLKRTLGTGCNLGRVVLNNNQYSRLQRMATKTDQAAPQVETRPTVAKLDPLQKSQLIDFGKYVADCMPKYVQKVQITAGNELEVLIPPDGVIPVLQFLKDHHSAQFANLVDIAGMDVPSRPYRFEIIYNILSLRYNSRIRVKTYTDELTPLDSACEVFKAANWYEREIWDMFGVFFANHPDLRRILTDYGFEGHPFRKDFPLSGYVELRYDDEQKRVVVEPLELAQEFRRFELSAPWEQFPNFRGNPAAEEVVNPGEDQPKKQ; this is encoded by the coding sequence ATGTCAATTTTTCTAAAACGCACCCTAGGTACTGGGTGCAACCTTGGGCGCGTTGTTTTGAATAACAACCAATATTCTCGCCTTCAGCGAATGGCCACAAAAACCGATCAAGCAGCCCCACAAGTAGAAACAAGGCCGACCGTAGCCAAATTAGACCCTTTGCAGAAGTCTCAGCTAATAGATTTTGGCAAATATGTCGCAGATTGTATGCCGAAATACGTACAAAAGGTACAGATTACTGCCGGAAATGAACTGGAGGTTTTAATTCCGCCCGATGGAGTCATCCCTGTGCTGCAGTTCCTGAAAGACCACCACAGCGCGCAGTTCGCTAACCTCGTCGATATCGCGGGCATGGATGTTCCGAGCCGCCCATACAGATTTGAAATTATCTATAACATATTATCTTTACGTTACAATTCTAGGATCAGGGTGAAGACCTATACAGATGAGCTGACTCCTCTTGATTCGGCTTGCGAAGTGTTTAAAGCCGCCAACTGGTATGAGAGAGAGATCTGGGATATGTTTGGAGTGTTCTTTGCTAACCATCCTGATCTGAGAAGGATCTTAACTGATTATGGATTTGAGGGTCATCCATTCAGAAAGGACTTTCCTCTCAGTGGCTATGTGGAGCTGCGCTACGATGATGAGCAGAAACGTGTAGTGGTGGAACCTTTGGAGTTGGCTCAGGAGTTCAGGCGCTTTGAACTGAGTGCCCCATGGGAACAATTCCCTAACTTCCGAGGAAATCCTGCTGCAGAGGAAGTAGTGAACCCAGGAGAAGATCAACCTAAGAAACAATAG
- the LOC120632991 gene encoding uncharacterized protein LOC120632991: MEGELDQLKSVFRSLVVSSPTQVDARSLLRDYRNMVGTQIPLAKFGYRDPIAFLRERFSDCFIFQGPSGNPELTLIVPDTLKHVDKFVQKQKVSSTAKYKGKRRSVPQSIVRPGPNLIASTFVSKQNLSNKELSCTYKSENTKENHATPSQPQVQNGSQVFQKKEKNIQNGESSLQPQGDTKRRTASLYMAYERQQSRPSNDRDLVKEDDHSGRLTSLSSSSSSKRTQLEELRRELRELIVSNPDGVWCTDLLRLYRERYGRELNFFRFGYTSVLSLAGALRGVAASCHAARGDWLLRDAAAPAPRPAPPRPARAPPREPPCDPDDALPGIAFDADVFPRDCLHLLESVAPASLAGVARGALLEVSVGEVYSPSHFWLLRLGERHHIAMEDMMDDMNRYYAGAEGRARALAPGAVRVGHYCSSCYDGDWHRSLIVKVLDCDTVKVRHVDYGTVERCAAAGLRPLRREWAALPAQAVRARLAGARPAAAGRRWPRAAAQHFLARVRQRRLVAHVAAVDEQDDALEVLLIDTATDEDICITDELIRSGHADPRPDSAIGTSECYLFPRFEALESGDTPNFAEICAYLRDGITLEFVDDFRRHVPPCLPPGASAAARAGPPTPGAHASGDDDRSTPPVDPPLQLGRAPRCLDADADEGTADAKDFTPPTPPPLPKPCARLAPRAARPRTPPMLAAYPRFVPQTYPQFTSQPNIPCDHNLRLATSISNSTFMPQLGPDYHSRVPRMQAPAAPSPPGAVSLSASEVEAFALLSRVAPGAAQRFMLAALQRALGPVRAPPGFGAE; the protein is encoded by the exons ATGGAAGGAGAACTTGATCAGTTGAAGTCAGTGTTCCGATCACTCGTGGTGTCATCGCCGACGCAGGTCGACGCTCGGTCTCTGCTGCGAGACTACCGCAACATGGTCGGCACGCAGATACCACTCGCTAAATTTGGATACAGGGATCCTATTGCTTTCCTTAGAGAACGATTCAGTGACTGCTTCATA TTTCAGGGGCCCAGTGGAAACCCAGAGCTTACACTGATTGTGCCAGATACTCTGAAACATGTTGACAAGTTTGTGCAAAAACAAAAAGTCTCATCAACTGCAAAGTA TAAAGGTAAACGAAGAAGTGTGCCACAATCAATAGTCAGGCCAGGTCCAAATCTGATAGCGTCTACATTTGTATCTAAACAGAATTTATCAAACAAAGAGCTCTCTTGTACATACAAATCagaaaatacaaaagaaaaccATGCAACACCGTCACAGCCTCAAGTACAGAATGGTTCACAG GTATTccaaaaaaaggagaaaaacATCCAGAATGGTGAGAGCAGCTTACAGCCTCAAGGTGACACCAAGAGAAGGACTGCATCACTTTACATGGCTTATGAGCGCCAGCAGTCCAGGCCCAGCAACGATAGAGACCTCGTCAAGGAAGATGATCATTCAGGACGACTGACTTCATtaa GCAGCTCGAGTAGCAGTAAAAGGACTCAGCTAGAAGAACTTAGGAGAGAGCTCAGAGAGTTGATCGTTTCGAATCCCGATGGAGTGTGGTGCACAGACCTGCTCAGACTGTACCG GGAGCGGTACGGGCGCGAGCTCAACTTCTTCCGCTTCGGCTACACCAGCGTGCTCAGCCTGGCCGGCGCGCTGCGCGGCGTGGCGGCCAGCTGCCACGCGGCGCGCGGCGACTGGCTGCTCCGCGACGCGGCCGCGCCCGCGCCCCGCCCCGCGCCGCCCCGCCCCGCGCGCGCCCCGCCCCGCGAGCCGCCCTGCGACCCCGACGACGCGCTGCCCGGCATCGCCTTC GACGCGGACGTGTTCCCGCGCGACTGCCTGCACCTGCTGGAGAGCGTGGCGCCGGCCAGCCTGGCGGGCGTGGCGCGCGGCGCGCTGCTGGAGGTGTCGGTGGGCGAGGTGTACTCGCCGAGCCACTTCTGGCTGCTGCGCCTGGGCGAGCGCCACCACATCGCCATGGAGGACATGATGGACGACATGAA CCGCTACTACGCCGGCGCGGAGGGCCGCGCGCGCGCGCTGGCGCCGGGCGCCGTGCGCGTGGGCCACTACTGCAGCAGCTGCTACGACGGCGACTGGCACCGCTCGCTGATCGTCAAGGTCCTCGACTGCGACACCGTCAAG GTGCGGCACGTGGACTACGGCACGGTGGAGCGCTGCGCCGCGGCCGGCCTGCGCCCGCTGCGCCGCGAGTGGGCCGCGCTGCCGGCGCAGGCCGTGCGCGCGCGGCTGGCGGGCGCGCGCCCCGCCGCCGCCGGCCGCCGCTGGCCGCGCGCCGCCGCGCAGCACTTCCTGGCGCGCGTGCGCCAGCGCCGCCTCGTGGCCCACGTGGCCGCCGTGGACGAGCAG GACGACGCGCTCGAGGTGCTGCTCATCGACACGGCCACGGACGAGGACATCTGCATCACCGACGAATTGATCCGCTCCGGACACGCGGACCCGCGGCCGGACTCCGCGATAGGG ACGTCGGAGTGTTACCTGTTCCCGCGGTTCGAGGCGCTGGAGAGCGGAGATACGCCGAACTTCGCCGAGATTTGCGCGTACCTGCGCGACGGCATCACGCTCGAGTTCGTGGACGACTTCCGCCGACACGTGCCGCCCTGCCTGCCGCCCGGCGCGTCGGCGGCGGCGCGCGCCGGCCCGCCGACGCCCGGCGCCCACGCGTCCGGCGACGACGACCGCTCCACTCCGCCGGTCGACCCCCCTCTGCAGCTCGGTCGCGCGCCCCGGTGCCTCGACGCGGACGCGGACGAGGGCACGGCCGACGCGAAAGACTTCACCCCCCCAACTCCTCCCCCGCTACCGAAGCCGTGCGCTCGCCTCGCTCCGCGCGCAGCCCGCCCCCGTACTCCCCCAATGCTCGCGGCCTACCCCCGATTCGTTCCCCAAACTTACCCTCAGTTTACATCTCAACCAAACATACCTTGCGACCATAATCTACGTTTAGCAACTTCGATTTCGAATTCGACATTCATGCCTCAACTCGGACCGGATTACCATTCCCGTGTGCCCCGAATGCAAGCCCCCGCGGCCCCCTCCCCGCCGGGCGCCGTGTCGCTGTCGGCCAGCGAGGTGGAGGCGTTCGCGCTGCTGAGCCGCGTGGCGCCGGGCGCGGCGCAGCGCTTCATGCTGGCGGCGCTGCAGCGCGCGCTGGGCCCCGTGCGCGCGCCGCCCGGCTTCGGCGCCGAGTAG
- the LOC120632992 gene encoding uncharacterized protein LOC120632992: MKNSHGNSYEYTPQEYVNMLLCYGKARCVTTEALRISKKKYPDSPCPGFRTFHLTFQRIADNEPIVPSRALGLDAKGRKVKRTYEKVILSVYKNEPGLNLNAMRTLLRKQNIKVTISNIKSILKLNGLSYTPQIRPKKNRRLFYCEWLLRRLKRDKMFMQNVLWTDDSVFTKWNMKNRHIPGQAATTPDGWSLNVWAGMLNDELFGPVFLPQPTSYETYLEFVKGPLMEILYELPLAQRSTMWFQHDNFKPHNGMKITVKLNSLFERRWIGVERFNPFPFNAADLSPIHFIWDYIKMKVFSKEHNTAGQMQEAIVSAFNDLRSECKENPILHSSQFANVIKTVQACVKSERGK, encoded by the coding sequence aTGAAGAACAGCCATGGCAACAGCTACGAGTATACCCCTCAGGAATATGTTAACATGTTACTGTGTTACGGTAAAGCTCGGTGTGTCACTACAGAAGCACTTAGAATTTCTAAGAAAAAGTATCCAGATAGTCCTTGTCCGGGGTTTAGGACTTTTCACTTAACATTTCAGCGAATAGCAGATAATGAACCAATTGTCCCTTCCAGGGCATTAGGTCTTGATGCGAAAGGGCGTAAGGTTAAAAGAACATacgaaaaagtaattttaagtgTCTATAAAAATGAGCCTGGTCTAAATTTAAATGCTATGCGAACACTTCTccgaaaacaaaatattaaagttaccatctcaaatattaaatccattttAAAACTCAATGGCTTGTCATACACACCACAAATTAGACCTAAAAAAAACCGCCGTTTATTCTACTGTGAATGGTTGCTGAGACGTTTAAAACGAGACAAAATGTTCATGCAAAATGTACTGTGGACAGATGATTCTGTATTCACAAAATGGAATATGAAGAACAGGCATATCCCAGGCCAGGCAGCAACCACGCCTGATGGCTGGTCACTAAATGTGTGGGCAGGCATGCTTAATGATGAATTATTTGGGCCAGTATTTCTTCCACAGCCAACTTCCTATGAGACATACTTAGAGTTTGTAAAAGGGCCCCTAATGGAAATATTATATGAGTTGCCACTGGCTCAACGAAGCACCATGTGGTTTCAGCATGATAATTTCAAACCTCATAATGGCATGAAAATCACAGTTAAACTCAACAGCTTGTTCGAAAGGCGATGGATAGGTGTAGAGAGGTTCAACCCCTTTCCCTTCAATGCTGCAGATTTGTCTCCGATACACTTTATATGggattatattaaaatgaaggtGTTTAGCAAAGAGCACAACACAGCTGGGCAGATGCAAGAAGCTATAGTGAGTGCATTTAATGATTTGAGGTCAGAATGCAAAGAGAATCCAATACTCCACTCCAGTCAGTTTGCTAATGTCATAAAAACTGTTCAGGCTtgtgtcaagagtgaacgaggTAAATGA
- the LOC120633397 gene encoding uncharacterized protein LOC120633397 produces the protein MQAAPARYVSAGELYCADEVALLLDEIRELEPTSCRGEDVQDFEIAGSGGGERSPAGTELTERSWDSHAHYSRAPPPRPRALAPVYCGAAHLLTPLGALTLLLALCSAGVCGMVWGAAGLRAGAARPLLFGALTSLMLHAARAALHVSRLDRLLPLDWARLGGAAFLWSALWLAGGAASLLARLGPLDRPPASVLFAAAVLALGGAGAALAGAALGARAAFVRQRRAARDAYRALPAPPDRAL, from the exons ATGCAAGCGGCGCCGGCGCGCTACGTGTCCGCCGGCGAGCTGTACTGCGCCGACGAGGTGGCGCTGCTGTTGGACGAGATCCGCGAGCTGGAGCCCACGAGCTGCCGCGGCGAGGACGTGCAGGACTTCGAGATCGCGGGCAGCGGCGGCGGCGAGCGCTCGCCCGCCGGCACCGAGCTCACGGAGCGCTCGTGGGACTCGCACGCGCATTACTcgcgcgcgccgccgccgcgcccgcgcgCGCTGGCGCCCGTGTACTGCGGCGCCGCGCACCTGCTCACGCCGCTCGGCGCGCTCACGCTGCTGCTGGCG CTGTGCAGCGCGGGCGTGTGCGGCATGGTGTGGGGCGCGGCGGGGCTGCGCGCGGGCGCGGCGCGGCCGCTGCTGTTCGGCGCGCTCACGTCGCTCATGCTGCACGCGGCGCGCGCGGCGCTGCACGTGTCGCGCCTGGACCGCCTGCTGCCGCTGGACTGGGCGCGCCTG GGCGGCGCGGCGTTCCTGTGGAGCGCGCTGTGGctggcgggcggcgcggcgtcGCTGCTGGCGCGCCTGGGCCCGCTGGACCGGCCGCCGGCCAGCGTGCTGTTCGCGGCCGCG GTGCTGGCGctgggcggcgcgggcgcggcgctGGCGGGCGCGGCGCTGGGCGCGCGCGCGGCCTTCGTGCGCCAGCGCCGCGCCGCGCGAGACGCCTACCGCGCGCTGCCCGCGCCGCCCGACCGCGCCTTATAG